taggcatttcttgacgtctactgatattaccaattctttgacattcatcacaagacaagacaaacttacgggcatccttgaagagagtaggccaataaaaaccggattgcaataccttatgtgcagttctatctccagcgtggtgtcctccataagcctcagagtgacacttgcgtaggatctgttcctctTCAGCTCatgtacacaacatctaataacaccatcaattccttctttataaaggtgtgggtcatcccagaagtaatgtcttaaatcatagaaaaacttattcttttgctggtatgtgaaactaggtggtataaatttagcaacaatgtaattaggataatcagcataccatggagcagtacgagaagcatttatgacagccaattgttcatcaggaaagctatcatcaataggtagtgggtcatcaagaacattttctaacctagacaagttgtctacaacggggttctcagctccctttctatctataatatgcaaatcaaattcttgtagcaagagaacccatataatatgtctaggtttagcatctttcttttccataagatatttaatagcagcatgatccgtgtgaacagtaactttggaatcaacaatataaggtctgaacttatcacaagaaaatacaacttctaaaaattctttttcagtagtagcataatttctctgggcactgtctagagttttactagcatattggataacatttaatttcttatcaactctttgtcctagaacagcacctacagcataatcactagcatcgcacataatttcaaagggtaaattccaatcaggtggctggacaataggtgcagaaatcaaggctttcttaagtatttcaaatgcttctacacaatcatcatcaaagataaaaggaacatctttttgtaagagattagtcagaggcctagaaattttagagaagtccttaatgaacctcctataaaaaccggcatgaccaaggaaacttcttatacctttgatgtccttaggacacggcatcttttcaatagcatcaactttagctttatcaacttcaatacctctttcagaaattttgtgccccaagacaataccttcattaaccataaagtggcacttctcccaattcaagacaagattagtttcttcacatctctgcaaaactcgatcaaggttgctcaagcaatcatcaaaagaagttccataaacggaaaaatcatccatgaaaacctcaacaatcttttcacaaaaataagAGAATTTATAgccatgcatctttgaaaggtagcaggtgcattgcataagccaaaaggcatacgtctataagcaaaggtaccgaaagggcaagtaaaagtgttcttatcttgatcctcttttgacacgggtatttgagagaaaccagagtaaccatctagaaagcaaaaatgtgtatgtttataTAATCTTTCttgcatttgatcaataaaaggtaaggggtaatgatcttttctagtagctttattttatttgtggaagtcaattaccattctataacccgtaacaattctttgcgggatcaattcatctttatcataaGAACAatggtaatacctcccttcttagggacacaatggacagaacatacccactgactatcacgaacaggataaattatacatgcctcgaggagctttagtatttcatttcttaccacttctttcatctaaGGATTTAActgtcgttggtgatcaacagccgatttagcatctttctctaatttaattttgtgttggcatagagtgggactaatgcccttaagatcatcaagagtatatccaatagcagcacggtgcttcttcagagttttcaataatttctcctcttcctgctctgaaagattagcactaataataacaggatatatctccttttcatcaagataagcatatttaagagtatctggtaacggtttaagctcaaacacgagatcacccttgggtggaggaggatcccctaggatttcaacaggcaagttgtgtttcaaaatgggtccctgtttaaagaatacttcatctatttcccttctttcattcatgaacatatcattttcatgatcaagcaactattgttctaaaggatcattaggaggcacaacaatagaagcaagaccaataatttcatctttactaggcaattctttatcatggggttgtctatgaaatttagcaaaattaaaatcatgagacatatctcctaacccaacagtaacaatatccttttcgcaatctatcctagcattaacagtattcaagaaggttctaccaaatataatgggacaaaagttatcttgtggggaagcaagaacaagaaaatcagtaggatatttaattttcccacacaataCTTCTACATCTCTAACAGTCCCAACCGGTgagatagtatctctattggcaagcttaatagtaacatcaatatcttctatctcagtaggtgcaatatcatgcataatttctttatatagggtgtaaggtattgcactgacactagcacccatgtcacataagccatgatagcaatgatctcctattttaacagaaataacaggcatgcctacaacaggtctatgtttatttttagtatcgggtctagcaattctagcaacttcatcatagaagtaaataacatgcccatcaatattatcaaccaagagatctttaaccatagcaatactaggttcaactttaatttgctcagaggggttgggtgttctaatattacttttgttgaccacagttgaaactttagcatgatcctttattctaacagggaaaggtggtttttcaacataagcagtaggaacaataggaccaacattataagtgatagtgtTTTCTTCAACTTTCATAgctgcaactacttttacttcaatgggaggattatatttaaaccacttctccttagggagatcaacaagagtagcaaaggattcaccgaaagaagctactatctcagagtcaagtccatatttagtgctaaattcacggaaaacatcggtatccataaaagatttaacacaatcaaacttaggtgttatacctgactccttaccttcgtcgagatcccaatcttcggagttgcgtttaattctttccaataaatctcagttgaattcaatagtcttcatcataaaagaaccagtacacgaagtatcgagcatggagcgattattgagagaaagtcgagcataaaaaatttgaataattatttctcttgagagctcatgattggggcatgaatataacattgacttaagacTCCCCCAAtattgagcgatgctttctccttcgcgaggccaaaaattgtatatataattacgatcacgatgaacaagatgcataggataaaacttctgatgaaattccaatttcaatcggttgtagttccatgatcccatatcatcacatagcctaaaccatgtcaatgcctttcccttcaaagataaagggaagaccttcttcttgataacatcctcgggcatacctgcaagcttaaataatccacaaacttcatccacatagattaggtgcaaatcgggatgtaatgttccatcacctgtaaaaggattagctagcagtttatctatcgtacccgaaggaatttcaaagtaaacattttcagtaggttcagtaggttgaggagaaactctttgctctactggtcggggtgaagataccccgaacaagcccctcaaaggattactttccatagtaacaagtgacagtaaatttcagcacactatataaatctttacttaccaaattccacttaccaaaggcgcttcactccccggcaacggcgccagaaaagagtcttgatgacccacaagtataggggatctatcgtagtcctttcgataagtaagagtgtcgaacccaacgaggagcagaaggaaatgacaagcggttttcagtaaggtattctcttcaagcactgaaattatcggtaacagatagttttgtgataaggtaatttgtaacgggtaacaagtaacaaaagtaaacaaggtgcagcaaggtggcccaatcctttttgtagcaaaggacaagcctggacaaactcttatataaaggaaaacgctcctgaggacacatgggaattattgtcaagctagttttcatcacgctcatatgattcgcgttcgttactttgataatttgatatgtggatggaccgatgcttgggtactgcccttccttggacaagcatcccacttatgattaacccctattgcaagcattcgcaactacaaaagaagtattaaggtaaacctaaccatagcatgaaacaaatggatccaaatcagccccttacgaagcaacgtaTAAACTAatgtttaagcttctgtcactctagcaacccatcatctacttattacttcccaatgacttaacctaggcccaaataatggtgaagtgtcatgtagtcgacattcacataacaccactagaggaaagacaacatacatctcatcaaaatatcgaacgtataccaaattcacatgaataattacagcaagacttctcccatgtcctcaggaacaaacgtaactactcacaaatcatattcatatgcataatcagaggggtattaatatgcataaaggatctgaacatatgattttccaccgaataaaccaactagcatcaactacaaggagtaatcaacactactagcaacccacaggtaccaatctgaggttttgagacaaagattggatacaagagatgaactagggtttgagaggagatggtgctggtgaagatgttgatggagattgaccccctcccgatgagaggatcgatggtgatgacgatggggacaatttccccctcccggagggatgtttccccggcagaacagctccgccggagccctagattggtttcgccaggttccgcctcgagccGGCGGCGCTTCACCCCGAAAGCTTCCTCCCTATTTTTtcttggacgaaagacttcatatagcaggagatgggcaccggagacctgccagggggcccacaagacagggggcgcgcctagggggtagggtgcgccccccaccctcgtggccagggtgtgggccccctctggttgatgctttcgccagtattttttattaattccaaaacgtgcctccgtgaagtttcaggacttttgaagttgtgcagaataggtctctaatatttgctccttttccagcccagaattccagctgctggcattctccctcttcatgtaaaccttgtaaaataagagataaaaggcataagtattgtgacataatgtgtaataacagcccataatgcaataaatatcaacataaaagcatgatgcaaaatggacgtatcactctCTTCTTGTTCCCTTTTGCGGCTGCTGTCTTCGCGGCAGCCGCACACTTCCCCTTATCAGCAGCAATTTTCTTCCCCATCCTTATGAGTAATGGAGGGGTGGATGATCTGACAAGGCGATTGGGAGCAAGGATGGGCGTGGGGTACTGCGTGGCTtgaggaagaagatgagggatGGGGGAAACAGGTGCGAATGAGCCCTGCCTCTCCGAGTTTTCCCCTTTATTAGGAACGAACATAGGGGAGAGGGGCGGTTCTTCACCACTTTCTCTCAGAAAGTTACCGTCTGACTTTAACTACTACAGTCCCACGACCCCACGGCCCGCGACAATTACGCGGAGTGGACGTTGGATTGACTGGTCATCATCACAAAATTGCTGCACACGCAACATCTCTTCGACACGTGTCCGTGCATCGTTTTTGGGCCTAACCCAACGTGCTCGGCGACACGTATTCATGTCTCAGGACTAGGGGCTTCTGTTGGGGAACACAAACAGGGGCGTATGTTTTCCCCTGACTTGTGCCCGGACAGGCAAGTCTCCGGCACGACAGCAACAAAGCAAACTGCACCAAGCATCCAAGACAAGGCCAAGCAGAAGAAATAGCTCCTTGAGAAATCAAAGGCCGGATCAAGAAGAGCAAGACCAACCCAACGAGcaagatatcactaaggaaaAACCTACTTTGCCGGACAGGCGAGCCTGGCGGGGTCGAGGTTACCCCGAAGACAAGTCTCAAGACTCCCCCGGCAGGCTTGCGGGGGACGCCGAGGGTGGCTTAccccgccaaggctccaccgctccacctcacagcaACGCAAGTCACTTATCGGTGCGGTGTCGAGCCCCCATGTGATTAGGTGGCTGTTATGTGGCACGTGCCAGCCATTTCTGAAGGAGATCGCCTCCGAATGACACCCGTCCAGGGGACGTGTCACGCAGACAGGCGAGGAGGTGGCTGGACGGCAcgacaaggcttgccgggctactccatgatgtgacactaagtggTGCATTCAATGCACCTTGTCCTGTCTGcggagttaggtatgatagcactgtggCTATCTAATCAGTACGTAATGACTGTTTttccattgtggtgaccccttgacctataaaaggagggccatggcaaccttagaaaggattcggacccttgtacactcatacgcACGTAGCTGCTCTTGTCCCAAGGCGACCTTGCCGGGCCAGAGCGTTGCGTCTCCACCACGGCCCTCTCATCAATCTGTCAAAGCAGGAGTAaagttttacgcctcgcggcggcccgaacctgggtaaaaattgCCCGTGTCATCGCAGCCGTGCTGCTCTACActctctgctctttgtgcaatgtgctctTCCCCCAGGCAAACCACAAGGGGCCGATGGTTCCATAGGTGGCGGTGTGAAACCATGACAAGGAGTGTCAACCGCCGGATGGCGATCACCTGATGAACTTTGATCTATGTGATCTGTCGCGACAAGCGAGGAGAATGGAGATAGTGGCAGTGCGTGGTGCTGTCGTCTGATGTAGATCAACTCCAGAGTCTCGAAACTCGGGATTTTGGCAGTGTTACTGTTCTTTCTCCCCATCAAAGACTTGTCGGGTGGTCACGACCAGCTGTTGTCGTGTCTCATCAGCCTGCTCGACCGGGCATGGTCATCACTAGGCAATTCAGGACTATGCGCATACGCAACTATTGAGACCGAGGCAAGTGGAGGAGACAACATAGCATAACTTTGATTGGGTGGTACTtctcaagtactccctccgtttcttcttagtctgcatataagatttggtcaaagtcaaactttgtcaACTTTGACTAAGTTTGTAGAAAAGATATATCAAGcttcacaatatgaaatcaatattgtttgatgcatcatgaaattaattttcatatcatatagctttagtattgtagatgttgatattttttccaacaaagttggtcaaactttataaagtttgaccttgaccaaatcttatatgcagactaaaaagaaacggagagAGTACCCAGTGTCGAGCCCTAGGGTGGAAAATTTAGGCCCGACCCACGTTGGTTATACCTGACAATGGCGGCACCATTTTGTGTTGTCCGTCTGCTTGTCATTCCCTCCTTGTAGGTGTCAGTTTTTTTAAAACCTTTCTTGTAGTCCTTATGTTGTAAGAGATGGTTGGCCGCGATGCTCACTGTTGTATTTCGTCAATCGCTATTTTCTTTACTTTTGGTATTCTTTCCGTTCACATAGGCATAACTTTGATCTTTTATGACTTTAATTTTTGCCGGCGTGATTATTTATGAGTGTTGaattggctgtgtgcatcctacTTCTGCAGAGGATGGACGTACACTCCTCATGATTTTATCGCTTGATGCCTAGATGCCAAACTCGGACTTGTACTTTCTGCCTGAACCTCTCTTGCTTCATTCTTTCGTCGGTAGCGTCAGTCGCAGCCGGGAGCGCCAAGAGCGTCTGACCAAACACGGGTGTACATCGCTCCTGAGGTTTTTCAGCAAAGGGAATATGACGGCAAggtatacatacatacatacatacatattgGCAGTCAGTTCAATGTTAATACGTTACACATACATACATGGATTCGATTGACAGCTCATACATATCGGGAACTATTTCTTTGTTAATTTCTCGATGTAGATCGCCGATGTGTGGTCCTGTGGAATGACGCTCTACGCCATGCTAGTCGGTGCCTACCCCTTCCAGTGTCCTGACGACGAGCCTATAAATTTTAGGAAGATAATTCAGGTTAATTTCTCTGTTTCAGCATCTAACTCTCTGTTCCATCTCCATCCATTCTCATCACAAAACTAACGAGAACTTCTTATTGCCAGAGGATACAGAGCGTGGAATACTCTGTTCCAGATGACCTGCACATATCGGCCGAGTGCCGGGACCTCATCTCTAAGATCTTTGTTGCTGACCCAGCGGCTGTGAGTACTTGCTTAGCTAGCTATGTGTATGTAACGTTGTTTGAGGAATTGCATATATTTTTGCATAGTGTTATATTATTTCCTTCCAGATACTACCACCGAATAACTATCGTGCTGATTGTGAAATACAGAGAATCACGGTTCCCGAGATAAGAAACCATCCATGGTTCTTGATGAATCTCCCGGCTGATGATAGCACGATGAGCACCGAGGAGGCAGAGCAGCCGGTGCAGAGCATGGATGAGATCATGCAGATCCTAGCACTGGCAGAGGCACCTGGCGATACTGGCGATGACATGGAAGAATTTGTAGATTCAGATCCCTGTATTGACATCACCACATGCTAGTACGCCTCATATATATTTTGGAACAAATTGCATATGTTACAGGTATCAAAACTCAAAACATCATAGCAGCAGGAAAACTACATATATAGATACAATAACTCGACGGAAAGATGGCCAGAAGGGGATAAATTTGAGGTTACCGCTATTTGGGCTGCCCATGCTTGATAGCCCCCAAATTGTTAGTCTTGTTACTCGTGATGGTATTCATACATTTCAAAAATATTTAGCTTATTGGATTAATTAACCATGTTGCTGGAGTATCTGGCTAATATGAGAACTGGTAGGTTATGTTGAACAATGTTTAATTTGTGAACCCTTTAAATTACAGGGGGCCAGACATAACTTTATATGGCTACTGCTAACAAGGgcacgtttaccacataaaaaaaGCATGGTaaacacttctatttatttacccGAATCACTATAAAAAAAATACCTTCTGCCAAAGGTTAGGGAAGGGTAATCTCTGATCAGGAGGAGGCATGAGGAAAAGGACCGAGAGCTTTAGAGTGGTTGCGCGCCCTATTTTTTGTACATAAACGGTTATAACTTCCGAATTGAGTATCTAAATTACAAGTGTTTTCATCATTGTGTTCTCACATTGATATCATTAAACTAGATACCGTCTTGCCTATGTTACTGTGTGTGTATTTCACATGTTAAGTACTCAAGTTTTTTTTTCTTCGGATACTCAAAGTTTTTTATTTGCAAACAGTTGAGTTGTCAGAGCTGTTTGGACCATTTCTATTTCTGTTGTAAGACTTGAAACTTTGCAATAATTGATAAGTGTATGCATTAATCGATGCAAACCATGGCTATATCCAAAAAAGAGTATGATTATATAATGCCTGGCGCATCCCCATGTATCAAATATACCTAAATAGTTCATTCTAACTATCTTATTTATCTTACCTTGCAGCCTATCCACCTATGCCACCTCTCATTTAAATGCGCATTCAAGCCATCCATGTCATCAAGCACATGCAACTACATGCGCACCCTCCGCATTATCAAGCGCCCATGCAACCATTCAACTTTCCAGTTTTTACCACATGCAAGCCCTTCACATCATCAAAAAACATGAAAGCCCTTCACATCATTAATTTTTATTTTCCAACAATAAAGAATTGAAAACGAATGTCACAAGACAATATAACATGCATCCGCCCTCCATTTACCTCTAGGTTGGATGTGGTGCGATACATTTCTTTCTTTGAAAAGTTCATTGCTAAAAAAATTCGCAGCAATGCGTGGTGCGTTATCTAGTTATAAAACACATTCTTTATAGTTATTTGCTTAAAATCCTGAATATATATGCCCAAGTACCTTCCGCTTTTAACGTGTTATAAGTAGGACTAACTGAGATGTGGTTTGTCCATGTTTTTTCTTCACTTTCTCATACTTTGCTAAAACATCCCTAAAAAGAATGACAAGTTAACGCACCTGAACATAATTACGCTCACAAAATCTAAGTTACCAATTCCCACAAATCATTTTCCAGAGTTTGATGTCTGGTTGGATTTGTACATGGTCCTTATTTCAGCATGTGGAGGCTTTTAGGAGCCTGCCTGCTACCATTTGGAAATGATCGCAAGGGCTATTTTGATGACGGTCCTTCATGTAATCTCTATTGGATGTGGTCCTGTACTCGTGTTTCTTTCCCTTTTGTAATGCACTTAATCCTTTGCAATAAAATTACTATATGGATCAATAGATGTAGATGCCGGGGATACAACCTCCTTTTTCGAAAACTAATCTAAAGGAAGGATATACCTATGGTCTTTGCATCAGATGATGCACACAACCATATATTATTAATTATTGAAAGAATGCCAAGCAAAATTAAGGAATAACCCAATCAAATAGGTGAACAAAAGTGAAAGAGAAAACCCAGGACTTCCACATATGACTGGCCTCGTGCCAGCTCCAAATCCTACCACAAAACCTATAATCTATATAATACTTGCATATAAAGGACGCAACACTCCAAGACAACTCGTCGAAGAAGAAATCACCGCTCACACACAGATGTTGGCTGGTCCAACCGGATGTCAGATGAAGGACTATTACCCTCCCCCCTAGCAGGCTTATTTTTATTTCGAAATCTTGTATTGAAGTGCACTTTTGGGAGAGAAAAAAGAGAAGTCCATATTATAGCCTCGAATTACCACCAAACTCTAATATATAACCCTAAACTACGAAACCGCCCACTTTACAACCTTGAACTACAGAACTGGACAAGAAACATCCCTGCACTGGTTTTTGACTAGTCAACATTCCTGTCAATTTTTTTTCAGTTCACAACTTGTTGAACTTTGCCATATTGAATATAAGCGTACTGTGGATTTTTTAATCATTTTTCACAAAAATCGGGGCAGTTCTTTTTCCGCCAAATTTTGACTGAAAACTTCTCTAGATGTGCTTTTTCGTTTTAGTTTTTTCTATTCAGTAAAACTTGTTGAAACTTTCCCAGAATTAATATGAGAGTAGTGtggttttttttttcaaaaaaatctgGGCACTTCAATTTTTGGGTCAAATTTTGACCCAAA
This sequence is a window from Aegilops tauschii subsp. strangulata cultivar AL8/78 chromosome 7, Aet v6.0, whole genome shotgun sequence. Protein-coding genes within it:
- the LOC109747503 gene encoding serine/threonine-protein kinase SAPK10, whose protein sequence is MTLYAMLVGAYPFQCPDDEPINFRKIIQRIQSVEYSVPDDLHISAECRDLISKIFVADPAARITVPEIRNHPWFLMNLPADDSTMSTEEAEQPVQSMDEIMQILALAEAPGDTGDDMEEFVDSDPCIDITTC